A genomic segment from Bos taurus isolate L1 Dominette 01449 registration number 42190680 breed Hereford chromosome 1, ARS-UCD2.0, whole genome shotgun sequence encodes:
- the LSG1 gene encoding large subunit GTPase 1 homolog (The RefSeq protein has 1 substitution compared to this genomic sequence), translating into MGRRRAPEGGTLGRALIRQQVQRSRSHRHTDSWLHTSELNDGYDWGRLNLQSVTEQSSLDDFLATAELAGTEFVAEKLNIKFVPPEARTGLLSFEENQRIKKLHEENKQFLCIPRRPKWDQKTSPEELKQAEKDNFLEWRRQLVWLEEEQNLILTPFERNLDFWRQLWRVIERSDIVVQIVDARNPLLFRCEDLECYVKTIDDNKENVILINKADLLTAEQRSAWAEFFKKENVKVIFWSALAEAIKLMGNSKGDVNGDTGEAITAEFENSSCDEAEILHKETEHLSLGEAASSEEDESEYEDCQEEEEDWQTCLEDSSSSDEEACGQDCKEGHTVDSEAQGRNTPQKRQIHNFSHLVSKQELLEVFKQLHSGKKVKDGQLTVGLVGYPNVGKSSTINTILGNKKVSVSATPGHTKHFQTLYVEPGLCLCDCPGLVMPSFVSTKAEMICSGILPIDQMRDHVPPVSLVCQNIPRHVLEATYGIDIIKPREDEDPRRPPTSEELLTAYGCMRGFMTAHGQPDQPRSARYILKDYVNGKLLYCHPPPGRDPVTFQYQHQRLLEKKVNGGEIKLQVVRNKKVYQIENVVDKAFFHQENVRALTKGVQAVMGYKPGSGLVTAAAVSSERGAGKPWKKHGNRNKKEKSRRLYKHLDM; encoded by the exons CTACACACAAGTGAGCTCAACGATGGCTATGATTGGGGTCGACTTAATCTTCAGTCCGtgactgaacagagttccctggaTGACTTCCTTGCCACTGCAGAACTTGCAGGAACAGAGTTTGTAGCTG AGAAGCTTAATATTAAATTTGTGCCTCCTGAGGCTAGAACTGGACTACTATCTTTTGAGGAGAACCAGAGAATTAAGAAACTCCATGAAGAAAACAAACAGTTCCTGTGTATACCAAGGAG ACCAAAGTGGGACCAAAAAACTAGCCCAGAAGAACTCAAACAAGCAGAGAAAGATAACTTTCTAGAATGGAGACGTCAGCTTGTCTG GTTGGAAGAGGAACAAAACCTGATATTGACACCATTTGAAAGAAATTTGGACTTTTGGCGCCAACTGTGGAGGGTGATTGAGAGAAG TGATATCGTGGTCCAGATAGTAGATGCTCGAAATCCGCTCCTGTTTAGGTGTGAGGATTTG GAATGTTATGTGAAAACCATTGATGACAACAAGGAGAATGTTATTCTGATAAATAAGGCAGACTTGTTGACTGCCGAGCAGCGGAGTGCCTGGgctgaatttttcaaaaaagaaaacgtAAAGGTCATCTTCTGGTCAGCTTTGGCTGAAGCCATTAAGCTGATGGGTAACTCTAAG GAAGACGTAAACGGAGACACTGGAGAAGCTATCACAGCCGAGTTTGAAAACTCCAGTTGCGACGAAGCTGAAATTCTACACAAAGAGACTGAACATCTTTCACTTGGTGAAGCTGCCAGTAGTGAAGAAGATGAGAGCGAGTATGAGGActgtcaggaggaggaggaggactggCAGACGTGTTTGGAAGACAGCAGCAGCTCTGATGAGGAAGCCTGTGGCCAGGACTGCAAGGAGGGCCATACTGTGGATTCTGAGGCTCAAGGAAGGAACACCCCACAAAAGAGGCAAATACACAATTTTAGTCACTTGGTATCCAAGCAGGAATTGCTGGAGGTCTTTAAGCAGCTGCACTCTGGAAAGAAGGTGAAGGATGGACAACTTACTGTTGGACTG GTGGGCTATCCAAACGTTGGTAAGAGTTCAACAATCAACACCATCCTAGGCAACAAGAAGGTATCTGTGTCTGCTACGCCCGGCCACACCAAGCATTTTCAG ACTCTCTATGTAGAACCCGGCCTCTGCCTGTGTGACTGCCCAGGCCTGGTGATGCCCTCCTTTGTCTCTACCAAAGCCGAGATGATTTGCAGTGGAATCCTCCCGATTGACCAGATGAGAGACCATGTCCCACCTGTATCACTA GTTTGCCAGAATATTCCAAGACATGTTTTAGAAGCTACATATGGCATTGACATCATAAAGCCTAGAGAGGATGAAGATCCCCGGCGACCTCCAACATCAGAAGAACTGCTGACAGCTTATGGAT GTATGCGAGGATTCATGACAGCACATGGACAGCCAGACCAGCCTCGATCTGCACGCTACATCCTGAAGGATTATGTCAAT GGTAAACTCCTGTACTGTCATCCTCCTCCTGGCAGAGATCCTGTGACCTTTCAGTACCAACACCAGCGACTCCTGGAGAAAAAAGTGAATGGTGGGGAAATAAAACTGCAGGTGGTTAGAAATAAAAAGGTATATCAGATTGAAAATGTAGTGGACAAAGCTTTTTTCCATCAG GAAAATGTGAGAGCTCTGACCAAAGGAGTCCAGGCTGTGATGGGCTACAAGCCTGGGAGTGGCTTGGTGACAGCAGCTGCTGTGAGCTCTGAGAGGGGggctgggaagccctggaaaaaacatggcaacagaaataaaaaagagaaaagccgCAGACTCTATAAGCACCTGGATATGTGA
- the LSG1 gene encoding large subunit GTPase 1 homolog isoform X1: protein MGRRRAPEGGTLGRALIRQQVQRSRSHRHTDSWLHTSELNDGYDWGRLNLQSVTEQSSLDDFLATAELAGTEFVAEKLNIKFVPPEARTGLLSFEENQRIKKLHEENKQFLCIPRRPKWDQKTSPEELKQAEKDNFLEWRRQLVWLEEEQNLILTPFERNLDFWRQLWRVIERSDIVVQIVDARNPLLFRCEDLECYVKTIDDNKENVILINKADLLTAEQRSAWAEFFKKENVKVIFWSALAEAIKLMGNSKEDVNGDTGEAITAEFENSSCDEAEILHKETEHLSLGEAASSEEDESEYEDCQEEEEDWQTCLEDSSSSDEEACGQDCKEGHTVDSEAQGRNTPQKRQIHNFSHLVSKQELLEVFKQLHSGKKVKDGQLTVGLVGYPNVGKSSTINTILGNKKVSVSATPGHTKHFQTLYVEPGLCLCDCPGLVMPSFVSTKAEMICSGILPIDQMRDHVPPVSLISLVLCQNCGCSVYIGASEKSG from the exons CTACACACAAGTGAGCTCAACGATGGCTATGATTGGGGTCGACTTAATCTTCAGTCCGtgactgaacagagttccctggaTGACTTCCTTGCCACTGCAGAACTTGCAGGAACAGAGTTTGTAGCTG AGAAGCTTAATATTAAATTTGTGCCTCCTGAGGCTAGAACTGGACTACTATCTTTTGAGGAGAACCAGAGAATTAAGAAACTCCATGAAGAAAACAAACAGTTCCTGTGTATACCAAGGAG ACCAAAGTGGGACCAAAAAACTAGCCCAGAAGAACTCAAACAAGCAGAGAAAGATAACTTTCTAGAATGGAGACGTCAGCTTGTCTG GTTGGAAGAGGAACAAAACCTGATATTGACACCATTTGAAAGAAATTTGGACTTTTGGCGCCAACTGTGGAGGGTGATTGAGAGAAG TGATATCGTGGTCCAGATAGTAGATGCTCGAAATCCGCTCCTGTTTAGGTGTGAGGATTTG GAATGTTATGTGAAAACCATTGATGACAACAAGGAGAATGTTATTCTGATAAATAAGGCAGACTTGTTGACTGCCGAGCAGCGGAGTGCCTGGgctgaatttttcaaaaaagaaaacgtAAAGGTCATCTTCTGGTCAGCTTTGGCTGAAGCCATTAAGCTGATGGGTAACTCTAAG GAAGACGTAAACGGAGACACTGGAGAAGCTATCACAGCCGAGTTTGAAAACTCCAGTTGCGACGAAGCTGAAATTCTACACAAAGAGACTGAACATCTTTCACTTGGTGAAGCTGCCAGTAGTGAAGAAGATGAGAGCGAGTATGAGGActgtcaggaggaggaggaggactggCAGACGTGTTTGGAAGACAGCAGCAGCTCTGATGAGGAAGCCTGTGGCCAGGACTGCAAGGAGGGCCATACTGTGGATTCTGAGGCTCAAGGAAGGAACACCCCACAAAAGAGGCAAATACACAATTTTAGTCACTTGGTATCCAAGCAGGAATTGCTGGAGGTCTTTAAGCAGCTGCACTCTGGAAAGAAGGTGAAGGATGGACAACTTACTGTTGGACTG GTGGGCTATCCAAACGTTGGTAAGAGTTCAACAATCAACACCATCCTAGGCAACAAGAAGGTATCTGTGTCTGCTACGCCCGGCCACACCAAGCATTTTCAG ACTCTCTATGTAGAACCCGGCCTCTGCCTGTGTGACTGCCCAGGCCTGGTGATGCCCTCCTTTGTCTCTACCAAAGCCGAGATGATTTGCAGTGGAATCCTCCCGATTGACCAGATGAGAGACCATGTCCCACCTGTATCACTAATATCCTTGGTGCTGTGCCAAAATTGTGGTTGTTCTGTgtatattggagcttcagaaaaATCTGGGTAA